The segment AAACGTGGAAAACGATTTGCTCAACAACCGTTGTGTTATCATTGAAGACTAAATCCCTTATCTCTCCAGATCAGAGCTTGGCACCGTATATAGACCATACGGTGCTAAAGCCTGATACTACCAAAGCCATGGTAGCGCAACTCTGCCAGGAAGCAATCCAGCATAGGTTTGCGGCAGTGTGTGTGCCACCTTGTTTTGTGCGTCAGGCGGTGGCAGCGTTGCAGGACACCGGCGTGCAGGTAGCCACCGTGATAGGTTTCCCGCTGGGGTACCAACTGGCCAAAGTGAAGTTTTTTGAGGCTCACCAGGCATTGTCTGAAGGTGCCACCGAAATTGACGTGGTCATGAACATTGCCGCGTTCAAATCAGGAAAGCACGACGAGGTCATGTCTGAGCTGCAGGAACTGAGCACCCTGTGCCACTTCAAGAACTCCATTCTTAAAGTGATCATAGAAACCGCGTTGCTTTCTCCTGAAGAGATTGTGCAGGTTTGCCAGATTTGTGTAGAAGCCGAGGCTGATTACGTGAAGACCTCTACCGGTTTTGCAGCTTCTGGAGCCCAGATTGAAGATGTGTTGCTCATGCGGGCCAACCTGCCCAAGCACATCAAGATCAAAGCCTCCGGCGGAATCAAAACCAAGGAAGCCGCCCTTGCGTTGGTAAACGCAGGAGCAGACCGGATTGGAACATCCTCCGGCGTTTCATTGCTATGATTTGGAGACAAATGACATTCAGACTTTTTACTTTTCTCTGCCTGGGCGCTATGATGAGCTGTGCTGCTACGGGCACTACGTCTTCATCTAGTAACGGCGGCAATACACCTTCTGCTTCCGGTGCTAAAAAAGCGGAGCGCAAGGGAAGTGGAACAGCTCCCCTGATCGACACTAAAAAATACCGGCCTTCCTTTCCAACAACTGCAGAAGGAGCGGCAAGCGCAATGGCAACTGCTGCCCCTACCCATCACGTGGGAGACAAGGTAACGTTGCTCATGGACAGCGTGGCGCAGGTAAATAAAAACATCAAGTACGCGG is part of the Rufibacter tibetensis genome and harbors:
- a CDS encoding sporulation protein gives rise to the protein MTFRLFTFLCLGAMMSCAATGTTSSSSNGGNTPSASGAKKAERKGSGTAPLIDTKKYRPSFPTTAEGAASAMATAAPTHHVGDKVTLLMDSVAQVNKNIKYAAGYRILAYTGIDRKTAMDLRNNIVRRLPDMKDYLTHKQPTYQLKVGDFFTRVEAQAALSKIQDLLPNALLVQETINIPK
- the deoC gene encoding deoxyribose-phosphate aldolase; the encoded protein is MKTKSLISPDQSLAPYIDHTVLKPDTTKAMVAQLCQEAIQHRFAAVCVPPCFVRQAVAALQDTGVQVATVIGFPLGYQLAKVKFFEAHQALSEGATEIDVVMNIAAFKSGKHDEVMSELQELSTLCHFKNSILKVIIETALLSPEEIVQVCQICVEAEADYVKTSTGFAASGAQIEDVLLMRANLPKHIKIKASGGIKTKEAALALVNAGADRIGTSSGVSLL